The following coding sequences are from one Humulus lupulus chromosome X, drHumLupu1.1, whole genome shotgun sequence window:
- the LOC133806193 gene encoding inorganic pyrophosphatase TTM1-like, which translates to MRNYFWVFKVSLQLRVVLTTPRLIFFFTVLEQIFFSKIQSKGIKADTIRETILFFLDFKAFAFSSCFSSGIKQTAHIKIINKFNPFTGFQNPTYILKSTKVVTIDEIKAVIYVDHKETTEETYDIFLLPPGEDPEACQSYLRMRNRDGKYNLMFEVNHCRINYHLTCI; encoded by the exons atgag GAATTATTTTTGGGTGTTCAAGGTGTCATTACAGCTGAGAGTTGTCTTGACAACACCAAGATTGATTTTTTTCTTCACTGTTTTGGaacaaatatttttttcaaaaattcagAGCAAAGGGATCAAAGCTGATACAATAAGAGAGACAATCTTGTTCTTTTTGGATTTTAAGGCATTTGCTTTTAGCTCATGCTTTTCTTCTGGGATCAAGCAAACAGCACATATAAAGATCATCAACAAATTTAATCCCTTCACTGGTTTTCAGAATCCCACTTATATTTTAAAG TCAACTAAGGTTGTAACTATTGATGAAATCAAGGCTGTTATTTATGTGGATCACAAGGAAACTACAGAGGAAACTTATGACATTTTTCTTCTTCCTCCTGGTGAAGATCCTGAAGCATGTCAGTCTTATCTGAGGATGAGGAACAGAGATGGAAAATACAATCTCATGTTTGAGGTGAACCATTGTAGAATAAACTATCATTTAACTTGTATCTAG
- the LOC133806194 gene encoding inorganic pyrophosphatase TTM2-like — ITFEVSVRLLGGLMALGYTIANILKRSSHIFCDDRVCVKTDWLEQLNRQYVQVQGKDRLYVKFVAEQLGLDGSYVPRTYIEQIQLEKLVNDVMALPDDLKTKLSIDDDFAASPKEALSRASANRRMKHLGRGVSQSYSNQRDKTMAKLTKLAINHRSFDGRAPDSPAPLSNQGIITQLSEQISTLNERMDEFTSRIEELNSKFSVQKVSASQQNLAMQAETCNGSRPTSLFVIGLSNSSLTGSLLPNSSSSSQLAKESPLMEEVMSLTAEDDALVGTAVLFITVDDACTEIVVSCTTRDNVCIGPIISFTTGDDTFISTVVLCFTWHDIAWDDDIKTDV, encoded by the exons ATAACTTTTGAAGTTAGTGTGCGCCTTCTCGGAGGACTGATGGCATTGGGATATACAATTGCTAACATCCTGAAAAGAAGCAGCCATATCTTCTGTGACGATAGAGTTTGTGTTAAAACTGATTGGTTGGAGCAACTTAATCGTCAATATGTTCAG GTGCAAGGGAAAGATCGGCTATACGTTAAATTTGTTGCAGAGCAGCTGGGCCTGGATGGTTCATATGTTCCTCGTACTTATATTGAACAGATTCAGCTGGAGAAACTTGTAAATGATGTTATG GCACTGCCAGATGATTTAAAGACAAAACTCAGCATAGATGATGATTTTGCTGCAAGCCCTAAAGAAGCTCTTTCCCGAGCATCAGCAAATAGAAGAATGAAGCATCTTGGCCG AGGTGTGTCACAATCATATTCAAATCAGAGAGACAAGACTATGGCCAAGCTAACTAAACTTGCTATTAACCACAGAAGTTTTGATGGAAGGGCCCCAGATTCACCTGCACCACTTTCAAACCAG GGAATTATAACTCAACTTTCTGAACAAATTTCTACTCTAAACGAAAGGATGGATGAATTTACATCTCGCATTGAAGAATTGAACTCCAAATTCTCTGTCCAGAAAGTCTCAGCCAGCCAACAAAACTTGGCTATGCAGGCTGAAACCTGCAATGGTTCGAGACCCACTTCTCTTTTTGTCATCGGATTAAGTAATAGTTCTTTGACTGGTTCGTTGCTGCCcaattcttcatcttcttctcaaTTGGCTAAGGAGTCCCCACTAATGGAAGAGGTGATGAGTTTGACTGCT GAAGATGACGCTTTAGTAGGAACTGCCGTCTTATTTATTACAGTAGATGACGCTTGCACAGAAATTGTCGTCTCATGTACCACAAGAGACAACGTTTGTATAGGACCAATCATCTCATTTACGACAGGAGATGACACTTTTATTTCAACTGTCGTTTTATgctttacatggcatgacattgcatgggaTGACGATATTAAAACCGACGTATGA